One window from the genome of Neospora caninum Liverpool complete genome, chromosome VI encodes:
- a CDS encoding Similar to uniprot|P38747 Saccharomyces cerevisiae YHL013c, related: protein MEANGAATSWGPVGDGSGSDGEEGGSRRKLLQKHRKEIKDLQAASKRALAAAKGKGAKQQLEREIRQKEADLLADHQRQLAALSRSGGREEAAKDSNDQRNEQAEVGSAMASVNGSSSAACRSGDKTGASDASVSASPGESADAVVNTFASLRLYGGDDGPREPARLSKAQQRRRKKRAEEEAREEALRLEREEAGPDPGQVEWEALRRHLASLNLAIHSIAADGHCMYRAICHQMQRICSQGVNPAASVETLRLKVADFLEEHREDFQLFLDDAAQTQEGFEDYCEKIRSTAEWGGEVELQVISKVLQRRIELASMNDGEFLILNYGEDCAADATPLRLAFHRHLLAAGGHYNSVVPAACATPDSAVEVGCDTE from the exons atgGAGGCGAACGGGGCCGCAACGTCATGGGGCCCTGTGGGCGACGGCTcagggagcgacggcgaagaaggaggaagtCGACGGAAGCTGCTtcagaaacacagaaaggagattaag gATCTCCAAGCAGCCAGCAagcgcgcgctcgccgcggCGAAGGGGAAGGGGGCGAAGCAGCAGCTGGAGCGCGAGATCcggcagaaggaagcggaCCTCCTCGCAGATCACCAGAGACAGCTTGCGGCTCTGTCCAGAAGcggagggagggaagaggcTGCCAAAGATTCGAACGACCAGAGGAACGAGCAGGCGGAGGTCGGGAGCGCCATGGCCTCTGTGAACGGATCTTCCTCCGCCGCATGTCGCTCCGGAGACAAGACAGGCGCGTCGGATGCGAGTGTCTCCGCATCGCCAGGCGAGAGCGCGGACGCGGTTGTCAACACCTTCGCGTCGCTGCGGCTCtacggcggagacgacgggcCCCGGGAGCCTGCCAGGCTGTCCaaggcgcagcagcgaagaaggaagaaacgcgcggaagaggaggcacgcgaagaggcgcttCGGCTCGAACGAGAAG AGGCTGGCCCAGATCCGGGCCAGGTGGAGTGGGAGGCGCTCCGACGCCACCTGGCAAGTCTCAATCTCGCGATTCACTCGATCGCGGCGGACGGCCACTGTATGTACAG AGCGATCTGCCACCAAATGCAGAGGATTTGTTCGCAAGGAGTCAACCCGGCTGCTTCCGTTGAGACTCTGCGACTCAAAGTTGCGGACTTTCTGGAAGAGCATCGCGAGGATTTTCAGCTCTTCCTCGACGATGCCGCTCAAACCCAGGAAG GCTTCGAGGATTACTGCGAGAAGATCCGCAGCACTGCGGAGTGGGG cggcgaagTCGAGCTGCAGGTGATCTCGAAGGTGCTCCAGCGACGCATTGAACTCGCCTCGATGAATGACGGAGAATTCCTCATCCTCAATTAC GGCGAGGATTGCGCGGCAGATGCGACGCCCCTTCGCCTCGCATTCCACCGCCATCTGTTGGCCGCAGGCGGGCACTACAACTCCGTCGTGCCGGCTGCGTGTGCGACGCCTGACTCTGCAGTCGAAGTTGGATGTGACACCGAATAA
- a CDS encoding putative CAM kinase, SNF1/AMK1 family ToxPK1 yields MLGFPQLDIGDLDAANHGWKNILVAANGANGSDPVQLKFPPDTPFQNFLDWSGPKVNVTPARRAFTESGDEIQDFDQLLDDDVVYISRGEDFCKGGVDKTADGEIVAIKLINKRSFNEITDADRVFVEIQALRDLSHKHVIKMKDVVDNPKYICFIMEYATNGELRNYVSKKTRLKEDEARQFFEQIIKGVHYCHSKNIVHRDLKLENILLDEGNQCKIADFGLSHFVVDSHATVTEGGTQAYLAPEVWNGQSKHSSPFQLDVWALGVILFGMTHGRLPFERPDRHTLERLRTVLSQDSSPSCTFSSSKHSVACPSAADLVACCLPFDASASPALKRTINAMLHPDPRKRIRISDLMNDAWLRQSLPWEDAQETLQRDLSGNCSSECGMFVPCLRCIPVSSNSPAKVDSSNPSRSPSQDGGPSSEAVPPAGTTIDDAMHVNRSVLRSWETLSQGTAPTSSSGASPKDSSAPAVKRPSRTRAPESLQSSSVPSNRGRAQMTVESNTLRVHSGAVTVIPPSAHSPGAPPTSSTRLSGGTVAGRKKLGSQGGSANGSALNFAPLPSGNAAGSHSSATGARRRSPSVGGSARSPRGSRNR; encoded by the exons ATGCTCGGCTTCCCGCAACTTGATATTGGGGACCTCGATGCTGCCAACCATGGATGGAAAAACATTTTGGTCGCAGCAAACGGGGCAAATGGGTCGGACCCCGTACAGCTGAAATTTCCTCCGGACACGCCTTTCCAGAATTTTTTAGACTGGAGCGGGCCCAAGGTCAACGTCA CCCCTGCCCGACGCGCCTTCACGGAATCCGGAGACGAGATTCAGGACTTCGACCAGTTACTCGATGACGATGTCGTTTATATCTCCAGAGGCGAGGATTTCTGCAAGGGCGGGGTTGACAAAACAGCGGATG GAGAGATCGTTGCCATCAAACTTATCAACAAACGGTCATTTAACGAGATCACTGATGCTGACCGTGTTTTCGTTGAGATCCAG GCGCTGAGAGATCTGTCTCACAAGCACGTGATAAAGATGAAGGACGTCGTGGATAACCCAAAATACATCTGCTTCATCATGGAGTACGCGACGAATGGCGAGTTACGAAATTACGTTTCAAAAAAAACACGTCTGAAGGAAGATG AAGCCCGGCAATTTTTTGAGCAGATTATCAAGGGTGTTCACTACTGCCACTCCAAGAACATCGTGCACCG GGATCTAAAGCTTGAGAATATTTTGCTGGACGAGGGCAACCAGTGCAAAATCGCCGATTTTGGGCTGTCTCACTTCGTGGTAGACAGCCACGCGACCGTCACGGAGGGAGGGACGCAAGCGTACCTCGCCCCGGAAGTGTGGAATGGCCAATCAAAGCATTCAAGCCCTTTCCAACTCGACGTTTGGGCACTTG GCGTGATTCTCTTCGGCATGACTCATGGACGTCTCCCTTTCGAGAGGCCAGATCGCCATACGCTCGAAAGGTTAAGGACGGTACTAAGTCAGGACAGCTCGCCTTCCTGtaccttctcttcctcaaaACATTCGGTTGCTTGTCCTTCAGCGGCTGATCTCGTTGCCTGCT GCCTGCCTTTCGATGCATCCGCGTCCCCGGCATTGAAGAGGACGATAAATGCAATGCTTCATCCGGACCCACGAAAAAGAATCCGGATCAGTGACCTCATGAATGATGCGTGGCTGAGGCAGTCGCTCCCCTGGGAAGATGCACAAGAGACTCTTCAACGCGACCTCAGTGGAAATTGCAGCT CTGAGTGCGGAATGTTTGTCCCTTGTTTGCGTTGCATCCCGGTTTCTTCCAATTCTCCAGCGAAAGTAGATTCGTCCAATCCGAGTCGTTCGCCCTCACAAGACGGAGGCCCCTCGTCTGAAGCTGTTCCCCCTGCAGGCACGACGATCGATGACGCAATGCACGTCAATCGTTCTGTTTTAAGATCTTGGGAAACCCTCTCCCAGGGCACGGCGCCGACGTCTAGCAGTGGAGCCTCTCCGAAGGATTCCTCGGCCCCCGCTGTCAAAAGACCTTCGCGAACTCGCGCCCCCGAGAGTCTCCAGTCCTCGTCAGTTCCATCGAACCGCGGGCGGGCTCAAATGACAGTCGAAAGTAACACTTTGCGTGTCCATTCCGGCGCAGTTACAGTGATACCGCCTTCTGCTCACAGCCCCGGGGCACCGCCCACTTCATCTACGAGGCTCTCGGGGGGGACGGTTGCCGGTCGCAAGAAACTCGGATCTCAGGGTGGATCGGCAAATGGATCTGCACTAAActttgctcctcttccttcgggCAATGCAGCGGGTTCCCACAGTTCAGCCACTGGGGCCAGGAGGCGCTCGCCGTCTGTAGGAGGGAGCGCCCGTTCACCACGGGGAAGCAGAAACCGATAG